The genomic window AGCCGCACAAACTCAAGCAGCCGAGGCCGGACGTCGAACTTTCCAACCCGCGGAAGCCGCCGACACGACCACACAACGACCCAACCTCGCCGCCTCGCCGATCATTTCCACCGCAGACACGACTTCGGATTCCTTCGCGGTCGAACCCTCCGCCGCAACCGACGCCAGCATCCAAGCCACGGCTAATGAGGACGTGGTGAGCGCTGAAACCGTGTCCGCGATCGACGCCCGCTTCGCCGCTTTCGAGGCCCCGTCAAAGGCCGAAAACGTCGAAGCTTTCTCAGACGATCCCGAGGAAACGGTGGATTTGAGCGGTCTGCTGCGGTCGCCGGCGCGGTTGCTTTCCGAAGCCGTCCGCGACGACGACTGGTTGCTGGACGCCGACACGATTCCGCGACTCCGGCAAACCCTGGACGTCACCGCCAACGAATTCGCCGAGCTGACCGACACGGTGATCACCGAGTGGTACGACATCGCCGGAGGCATGGTGGCATTGGATCACGTGCAATTGCCGCAGGACGCCTTCCCACTGCAACGCGCGGCGGTGGAAGTGCACCTGGAATCCACCTTGATGCTGTACCGCTCGCTGACCATGTTTTCCAGCTCCAGCACACCCCAGATAGCGCTGCCGGCATCGGGAGAAATCTCCGGCCCCGTGCTGGACGCAATCATGGCGACGCTGGGAGAGTTGGCTACCTCGGAAACGCAGCCACTCGCTAGTTCCCCGGCACAGCCCCTACCGCTGCTGGCCTATCCGGCAACGGCGATCGCCGCAGCCGGAGCCGCCGCAGCCATCGCCGCCCGGCACCGAGCCTATTCGCAAAAAACACGTCCCCAAACCAGCCTCGGTCCCCACCCGGAATAAAAGGATTCGCTGCCCTTCGCCTGCCCGTAGCATGGGCCCCCGGCCCGTGTCTTCCTTCGTAGCATGGGCCCCCGGCCCGTGTCTTCTCTCGTAGCATGGGCCCCCGGCCCGTGTCTCCTCTCGTAGCATGGGCCCCCGGCCCGTGTCTGACGAAAATGATTGCGTGGTGGTTGTCCAGACGGTTTAGAAACGGTTGGGCGACACGTGTCCCCCCTCCGCCAAATATTTCGCGTTATGAATCTGGGGGGAGAGAGGACTTAGTGCGCGAAATATCCGGGGGAGGGGGGACCGAAATCGGGTCGTCCCCCCTTGCCGCTGGGGTTATAATATTTGCAAGAGGACGGCCTAGCTGGTAAATAAGTCCTCTTCCCGCCTCTCCCCCGCCTTCCTTCCCCAAACAGTCTTCGCAGGCGTGTTTCGCTAAGTGGAGATTCTCCCCATGACAATCTCGAACTCACCGTTTTTATTCTTCGGAATGCTCGCCTGGGCGTGTTTGGGTTCGATCGTTGTCTCGGCCCAAGACGATGCCCGGCTTGCCAAGGGCGAAACGATCTATCGCAGCCAATGTGCCGAGTGTCACGGCGACCGCGGCCAAGGCGTCGCAGGGGCTTTTGATGATCCGCTGCTGGGGGATGCCTCGGTGGGAGAACTGACCGAGCTGATCAGCGAAACGATGCCCGAGGAGGAACCGGAGGCCTGTGTTGCCGAGGATGCCGCGGCCGTGGCGCACTACATCCACTACTCCTTCTACAGCCCCGCCGCTCAGCTGCGCAATCGCCCGCCTCAGGTGCAACTGTCACGCTTGACCGGCGATCAATTGCGGCAAAGCATCGCCGATTTGTACGGTCGTTTCCAAAGCCCGGTGTGGATGGAAAACAAGCGGGGTTTACGAGGCGTGTACTTCGATGGCGCGCGTTGGAAAAAAGAGAATATCAAACTGGAACGTATCGACGCGAATCTGGATTTTGATTTCGCCCACGAAAGCCCTGTCGAAGGCGTCGGCAACGAAGAGTTCTACATCGAATGGACCGGTGCGTTGAAAGTGAATCACACCGGTCGCTATGAATTGGTGCTGCGTTCGACCTGTTCGTCGATGATGTACTTTGGTCACTTGAAGCGAGAGTTGATCAACAATCACGTTCAGTCCGCCGGCAAGACAGAATTCCGTCGTACCCTGACCTTAACCGCCGGCCGGGCCTATCCACTGCGGATCACGTTCGTGCAGCGCAAACGCAAAACCGAACAGCCCCCCGCAACCGTATCGCTTTCCTGGGTGCCCCCGGGAGGCGTGGAACAGATCATCCCGTCGCGGCACCTGCTGGCAGCGGCGATGCCACCCAGCTTTTCTTTGCAGTCGAAACTGCCGCCCGATGACCGCAGCTACGGCTACGCCCGCGGCACTGCGGTCGACCGGCAGTGGGATGATTCCACCACCGCCGCGGCCATCGAGTTCGCTCAGATCGCGATCGACGAACTGTATCCGGAATACCTGCGTCGCCATCGCAAGGACGCCGATGAGAACCGCGGTAAATTGCGTGCGTTTCTGTTGGAAGTCGTCGAGACGGCTTTCCGCGGTCCGGTCGACGAAGCGACTCGTCAGCTGTACATCGATCGGCAACTGGACGCCTCGCCCGACGACGCCGAAGCGATCAAACGCGTGTGTCTGTTGACGCTAAAATCGCCGCGGTTTCTGTATCCCGCCCTGGATGCCAACCGCACGCCCAGCCAGCGAACTGCCAGTCGGTTGGCGCTGACGCTGCACGATTCCCTGCCTGTGGATAAATACCTGCTTCAGGCCGTACAGCAGGATCGCTTGCAGACCGATCAACAAATTGCCGACATGGCTCGGCGGATGGTCAACGACTATCGCACGCACGCCAAGATGCGGGCGTTTTTGTACGCCTGGTTTGATTTGGCCGACGCGCACGACATCAGCAAAGACTCCGATGCGTTCCCTGGTTTTGATGCCGCCTTGTTGAGCGATCTGCGGAGATCCTTCGATGCGATGGCCGACGAGATCGTGTGGAGCGATTCCAGTGACTTTCGTCAACTGTTCCAGGCCGATTGGACCTTTACCACCGACCGTTTAACCGAGTTTTACGGTGAAACTTGGAAACCGTCGGAAGCAGCGGAGTCAGCGGAACCAAAAGATCTTTCGGGGCCCGCGCTGCGGCGAACGGTCAGCGCTCCTCAGACCCGTATGGGGCTGTTGACCCATCCCTTGGTGATGAGCAATCTGGCGTATCACGACACCTCATCACCCATTCATCGCGGCGTGTTCTTGATCCGTCATTCATTGGGCCGCACGCTGCGACCGCCCAACCAGGCGTTCACTCCCATTGACGCCGACTTACACCCCGATTTGACGACTCGCCAACGGGTGGCTTTACAGACCAACGAAGTCAGCTGCCAGGTTTGTCACCAGAAAATCAATCCACTGGGATTCACGTTGGAGAATTTCGACGCTGTGGGTCGATTCCGTACTAAGGAACATGGTAAAATCGTGGACGCAGAGGGTCACTACACGACGGCCGCGGGGCAACAAGTTCGCTTTGCCGGGCCCCGCGAATTGGCCGAGTTTTTGGCCACCAGCGAGGACAGCCAACGCGCGTTCGTGGAAAGCATGTTCGAATATTTTGTCAAACAGCCAATCGCCGCTTATGGCGTTGATACCGGCGATCGCTTGACAAAAGAATTCCGCGACAGCGGTTTTCATATCCAAAAACTTTTGGTGGCCATCGCCGTGACCGCGGCCAAACAACCGGCCAGCCACAGCCAATCATAGCCTCACCGAACCCACCCAGGACCGACCCGCCGCAGCAAGGACAGGAAAATGTCGAACCAAGCATCCCGACGAGAGTTTTTGAAGAAGCTGGGCATCAGCCCCGCCGCAGCGATGTTAATGATGGGCTTGCCCAGCGTGGGGTGGGGCGCGGAATCCGAGCGGCGACGAAGGCTGATCTTTTTGTTCAGCCCCAACGGAGTCATCCCCAAACACTTCTGGCCCGACGCAGAAGGACCGCACGGCGAACTGAAACGCATCCTCAAGCCGCTCGATCCCTTCAAAGATCAATTGCTGACGCTGCAGGGTGTCGACAACAAGATCAAAGGCGATGGCGACGGACACATGCGCGGCATCGGTTGCTTGTTGACCGGCATTGAATTGTTCCCCGGCGATATCCAAGGCGGTAGCGACACGCCAGCCGGATGGTCGATGGGAATCTCCATCGATCAACACATCAAGAACAAACTGCAAGCCAATCCGGCGACGCAGACCCGTTTTGGTTCGTTGGAATTTGGCGTGATGGTTCCCGATCGCGCCGACACCTGGACGCGGATGTCCTACGCGGGCCCCAATCAGCCCGTCGCGCCGATCAGTAATCCCTACCAGATGTTTGAAAAGCTGTACGGGCAAACCAAAAACCGTCAGCTGTTGGCCAGCGTGTTGGACGAGCTGGGCGACGATTTCAAAAAGGTGCAAGGGATGCTCAGCAGCGAAGATCGCCGCATCCTGGACGAACACCTGGCCATGGTTCGATCGATCGAGAAAGAGCTGAGCAGCGAACTGGCGCAGCAACAGGCTCAGGGCAACGAACCCTCTGCCGCCG from Roseimaritima ulvae includes these protein-coding regions:
- a CDS encoding DUF1588 domain-containing protein, whose protein sequence is MTISNSPFLFFGMLAWACLGSIVVSAQDDARLAKGETIYRSQCAECHGDRGQGVAGAFDDPLLGDASVGELTELISETMPEEEPEACVAEDAAAVAHYIHYSFYSPAAQLRNRPPQVQLSRLTGDQLRQSIADLYGRFQSPVWMENKRGLRGVYFDGARWKKENIKLERIDANLDFDFAHESPVEGVGNEEFYIEWTGALKVNHTGRYELVLRSTCSSMMYFGHLKRELINNHVQSAGKTEFRRTLTLTAGRAYPLRITFVQRKRKTEQPPATVSLSWVPPGGVEQIIPSRHLLAAAMPPSFSLQSKLPPDDRSYGYARGTAVDRQWDDSTTAAAIEFAQIAIDELYPEYLRRHRKDADENRGKLRAFLLEVVETAFRGPVDEATRQLYIDRQLDASPDDAEAIKRVCLLTLKSPRFLYPALDANRTPSQRTASRLALTLHDSLPVDKYLLQAVQQDRLQTDQQIADMARRMVNDYRTHAKMRAFLYAWFDLADAHDISKDSDAFPGFDAALLSDLRRSFDAMADEIVWSDSSDFRQLFQADWTFTTDRLTEFYGETWKPSEAAESAEPKDLSGPALRRTVSAPQTRMGLLTHPLVMSNLAYHDTSSPIHRGVFLIRHSLGRTLRPPNQAFTPIDADLHPDLTTRQRVALQTNEVSCQVCHQKINPLGFTLENFDAVGRFRTKEHGKIVDAEGHYTTAAGQQVRFAGPRELAEFLATSEDSQRAFVESMFEYFVKQPIAAYGVDTGDRLTKEFRDSGFHIQKLLVAIAVTAAKQPASHSQS
- a CDS encoding DUF1552 domain-containing protein yields the protein MSNQASRREFLKKLGISPAAAMLMMGLPSVGWGAESERRRRLIFLFSPNGVIPKHFWPDAEGPHGELKRILKPLDPFKDQLLTLQGVDNKIKGDGDGHMRGIGCLLTGIELFPGDIQGGSDTPAGWSMGISIDQHIKNKLQANPATQTRFGSLEFGVMVPDRADTWTRMSYAGPNQPVAPISNPYQMFEKLYGQTKNRQLLASVLDELGDDFKKVQGMLSSEDRRILDEHLAMVRSIEKELSSELAQQQAQGNEPSAADVGHAVPELPANVEEENDNMPEISRMQTELLVNSFAADFARVASFQITNSVGNAKLRWLEIDEGHHQLSHEPDKNEEAYEKLIKINTWYCEQVAYLAKRLSETPEPGGSGSLLDNTTIVWTNELGKGNSHTRNDIPFVFVGGGLDFKMGRAVKQKRTPHNRLLMSISEAMGFPEKSFGNPDYCGDGPLTGLT